From the genome of Mixophyes fleayi isolate aMixFle1 chromosome 2, aMixFle1.hap1, whole genome shotgun sequence, one region includes:
- the IFT20 gene encoding intraflagellar transport protein 20 homolog: MAKDSLLEAGLHFDELNKLRILDPDVSQQTVELKEECREFVDKIGDFQKIVGGLIDLVDQLAKETENEKMKAIGARNLLKSIAKQREAQQQQLHALIAEKKMQLERYRIEYEALCKVEAEQNEFIDQFTLQK; the protein is encoded by the exons ATGGCCAAAGACTCACTGTTAGAAGCTGGGTTGCACTTTGATGAACTCAACAAGCTACGCATCTTGGATCCAGATGTTTCCCAACAAACCGTAGAGTTGAAAGAGGAATGCAGAGAATTCGTAGACA AAATAGGGGATTTTCAGAAAATAGTTGGTGGTTTAATTGATCTTGTGGATCAGCTAGCTAAAGAAACGGAGAACGAGAAGATGAAG GCCATTGGCGCCCGCAATCTGCTAAAATCAATTGCTAAACAACGAGAagcacagcagcagcagctacaTGCATTGATAGCGGAGAAGAAGATGCAGTTAGAACG GTATCGAATAGAGTATGAAGCTCTATGCAAAGTAGAAGCAGAGCAAAATGAATTCATTGACCAATTCACTCTGCAGAAATAA